TCGAGCGCCGCGCTGCGCACGTCGACCAGGCCGGAGCCGCGCGACGTGGCGATCCGCGCGGCGAGCAGCGCCTGGCGGTGGGCGGCGGCGAAGCCCGCGGGCCCGCCGAGCCCCGCCGGCCCCTGCAGCCCCGCGGCGCGCAGGCGGTGCAGCGCCGCCGGCGCGTCGGCGGTGGCCAGCCACGCCCAGAGCCGGCCGTCGGGCGCCCGGACGGCCAGGTGCGGGACGCCGAGCGCGTCGGCCGTGGCCGCCACCGCCGCCTCGCCCGCCGGGTCCGCCGCGACGAGCGCGAGCTGCGTGGCACCGACGTCGTGCCCGAGCGCCTGCGCGTCGCCGCCGGCGAGCGCCGTCTGCACCAGGCGCAGTCGCCGCAACCCCGGCCACGCCTCGAGCCGGGCCCGCTCCGCGGCGTACTCGCGCGCGACGAGCGGCATGACGGCGTCCATGTAGGCGTGCACGGCCAGCGTGGCGGCGCGCAGCTCGCGCAGCGCCTCGCGCGGCTGGGCCACCGGCTCGCGGTCCAGCACCTCGAAGACGTGGTCGAGGACCACCTGCTCGCCCAGGCGGTAGGTGCGCAGCAGCGCCTGGACCTGCGCCCCGCACTGGGCGACGACGTCGGCCTCCAGGCGCGCGCCGTCCGGCAGGCCGCGCGGCGGCACCAGCGGCTCGCGCAGCGCGAGGACCATGAGCTCGGTGTTGTCCCTGGTGCTGCGCTGCACGGCATCGCGCAGCGCCGGGTCGTCGGTCACCCACAGCTCGGGCACCTCGCGCAGCTGGCGCTCCATGAGCTCCTCGACGATCGCGTCCGTCCGCTGCTGCACCCGGTCGGCGAGCACCGTGCCTGGGGCCTGGCTGTCGCGCATCCCCCGACGGTGCCAAGCGACTCGCGATCACGACACGGACCGCGGGCCAGAGCGCGTTGGACCGCGCGGCGCGTCGTGCTAGGTCTCGCAGGCGATGCCGTCGCCGTCGGGGTCGAGCCCGTAGGGGTCGGTGCCCACGGAGTCGAAGTCGGCGTCCGGGATGTCGCTGCAGCCGACGTCGCCGAGGTCGGTCGGGACGCAGGCGCCCTCGTAGTCGGCGGAGCAGGCGTCGCCGTCGGCGGAGGCGGTGTCCGTCGTGTCGGTGTCGGTCTCGTCGCCGATCGCGTCGGTGTCCGTGTCGCCGTAGAGGCCGTCGTCGGCGGTGACGGTGCGCGTGCGCGTCCGCGTGACCGTCTTCGTCACCGTGTCGGTCGCCGCGACGGTCACGACCCGGTCGACGGTGCGCTCACCGCCGCCACCGGCGCCGCCGATGACGATGCCGAGGACCAGCCCGGCCAGCGCGAGGGCGACCATCGCCGCCGTGGCCCGGCCGGTGGACATCTGCTCCATCGCGTCCGAGCATCACCGCCGGTTGACGCCGCGTCAAGCGCTACAGGGCCTCGAGCGCGACCAGCGCGGCCCCGCGTTCGCGCACGCGCTCGGTGAGCGGCGAGCCCAGCAGCTGCTCGGCGCGGGCCAGGCGACGGGCGACCGTGTTGCGGTGCAGCCCGAGGGCGTGGGCGGTGCGCGACTGGTCGTGGGCGGCGGCGTAGAACGCCGAGAGCGTCGCCCGCAGCAGGGCGGCGCCGGGAGCGGCGAGCGGGCCGAGCTCCTCGTCGGCGAAGCGCCGCGCGGCGTCGGCGTCGCGGGTGAGCAGGGCGGCGAGGGCGACGTCCTCGTAGCGGGTCAGCACCGCGTCGCCGCCGCGGCGGGCGACGACGAGCGCGAGGTCGGCCTGCTCGCGCGAGCGGGCGAAGCCGGCGGCGCCGTCCTGCGCGCTCCCGGCGACCGCGCGCAGGCCCGCCGCCGCCAGCGCCTCCGTGAGCGCCGACCACCTCGGCGCGGTGAGCCAGGCCACCACCGCGCCGCCGGGCTCGGCCACGAGCAGCGGCCGCTCGCTGCCGGCGGTGCGCAGCGCGGCCCGGACCTCGTCGACGAGGGCCTCGCCCTCCTGCCCGTCGCGCCACGCGAGCACCGCGACGTGCGCGCCGTCGAGGCGGTGGCCGAGCACGCGCTCGGCCTCCTCGGTGTCCACGACGGTGCCGGTGAGCAGCGCGCGCAGGACCTGGTCGCGGCGGGCGGCGTCGCGGCGGATGCTGGCCTCGCGCTCGGCGTCGTAGGCGGCGGCGACGTCGGCCATCGCGGCGTCCGCGTAGCGGAAGGTCAGCAGCCCGATCCGCGCGACGGCGGCGGTGACGTCGGCCTCGTCGGCCAGCGGCGCGAGCTCGACCGCCCGGGCGAAGGACGCCTCCTGGCCCAGGCGGTAGGAGCGCAGGAGCTCGGCGAGCGGGACGCCCTCGCGGGCGAGGTGCTGGCCGAACGCGAGCGCCGCGGGCGGCGCGTGGAAGCCGTCGGTGAGCCCGAGGCGCAGCACCTCCGCGAAGCCCTGGAGCAGCGCGCGCGTGCCCTCGGCCGCGAGCTGCCGGCGGCGCGGGTCGCCGACGACCGCGGGGACCTCGGCCTCCACGCGCTCGAGCACGAGCCGCGTCGCGGTCTCGCCCTGGAGCGCGACGTCGCGCCCGAGCACCTCCTCCAGCGTCGCCATCTGGTGCACAATGCACCACACAGCACCCTGGATGCAACGCAATCGCCCTTGCTGCGCTGCACCGCGCCCCGGGACACTCGCTCGCATGCTGCAGCAGGCAGGAGGGGCGCAGCCGGGGTCACGCGGGGTCGCCATCACGGGCGGCGCGCGCGGGATCGGGCTCGCCACCGCGAAGGCCCTCTCCGCCCAGGGGGACCGGGTGGTCCTCGGCGACCTCGACGGCGAGCTCGCCGCGCTCGAGGCGTCGAGGATCCCCGGGGCCGCCGGCTTCGCGCTCGACGTCACCGACGAGGCCTCCTTCGCCGGCTTCCTCGACGAGGCCCGCGCCCACCTCGGCCGCCTCGACGTCCTCGTCAACAACGCGGGGATCATGCCCACGGGCCCCTTCCTCGAGCAGTCGCCCGAGCTCGCCGCCCGCATGCTCGAGGTCAACGTCCTCGGCGTCGCCCGCGGCGTCCGGCTCGCGCTGCCCGAGATGCTCGAGCGCCGCCACGGCCAGGTCGTCAACGTCGCCTCGGTCGCCGGCCGCAGCGTGGCCGCGGGCATGGCCACCTACTGCGCGACGAAGCACGCCGTCGTCGGCCTCACCCGCGCCCTGCGCCGCGAGCACCACGCCAGCGGCGTGCGCTTCACGCTCGTCATGCCGTCGTTCACCAACACGCGCCTGGTCGACGGCGCCGACGCCGGACTCGTCCCCGTCGCCGAGCCCGGCGAGGTCGCGGCCGCGATCGCCCAGGCCATCGCCCAGCCGCGCGACGAGCTCGTCGTCCCGCGCGCCGCCGCCGTGCTCACCCACGCGATCGAGCGCCTCCTCCCCCGCGCCGCCGCCGACGCCCTCGCCCGCCGGCTCGGCGCCGACCGGATGTTCCTCACCGCCGACGGCCGCGATCGCGGTGCCGGCCCGACCCAGCGCGAGGCCGTGCTCCTCGGCGATCGCCCGTGAGGGCGACGACCCTCGCCGCGGCCGCCGGCCTCGCCGCTTCCGCGCTGTTCGCCGCGCTCCTCGCGGCAGCGGGAGCGGGACACCTCGACGGACCGCCTGCCGGCGTCCTGGCCCTGCCGCTCCTGGGCCTGGCCGTCGCGCCGGCGGTCCGCGAGGCGGTCCGCCGCGACGACGGGCGCCTGCTCCTCGTCCTCGGCGCCGCCTGGACGATCGCGCCGCTGCTCGACCAGCACCTGGTCGGGGCCGTCGCGGTCGACGGCACCCTCCCCCACCTCCTGCTGCACACCGCCGGCTGGGCGCCGCTCCTCGCCGGCTCCCAGCGCCTCACCCACCCGCGACCCGTCGTGATCCGATGACCGCCACCGCCACCAGGACCCAGACCCCCACGGTCGCCATCGTCGGCGCCGGCTTCGGCGGCCTCGCCGCCGCCATCGAGCTCAAGCGCCACGGCATCGAGTCCTTCACCGTACTCGAGCGCGCCGACCACGTCGGCGGGGTCTGGCAGGCCAACCAGTACCCCGGCGCCGCGTGCGACGTCCCGTCGGTCATCTACCAGTTCTCCTTCGCGCTCAAGCCGGACTGGTCGCGGCGCTTCGGCACGCAGGACGAGATCCGCCGCTACCTGCACGACGTCGCGCGCGAGCAGGGCGTGCTCGACCACGTCCGCTTCGGCGCCGAGGTCACCGCCGCCACGTTCGACGAGGGCACCGGCCGGTGGACGGTCGAGCTCGCCGGCGGGGAGCAGCTCGAGGTCGACGTCCTGCTCTGCGCCCCCGGGCAGCTCAGCCGCCCGAAGGTGCCCGACCTCCCGGGCCGCGCGGACTTCGCGGGCGCGCAGTTCCACTCGGCCGAGTGGGACCACGGCGTCAGCCTCGAGGGCAAGCGCGTCGTCGTCGTGGGCGGCGGCGCGAGCGCCGTCCAGGTCGTCCCGGCCATCGCCGACACCGCCGCGCACGTGACCGTCGTCCAGCGCTCGCCCAGCTGGATCGTCAACAAGTGGGACTGGACGCCCGGCCGCGTCGAGCGCGCGCTGATGCGCTCGCCGCGCGCGCAGCGGCTCTACCACAACGCGATGTGGCTCTGGTTCGAGTCGCGCTACCCCGTGGTCAAGCGCGCGAGCCGGCCGCTGCGCTGGGCGTGGGAGCAGGAGCGCAAGGCGACGATGCGCCGCATCCTCAAGGACCCCCAGAAGGTCAGGGCCTGCACGCCCGACTACCAGATGGGCTGCAACCGGCTGCTGCTCTCGCGCGCCTGGTACCCGACCCTCGCACGCCCGGACGTCGACGTCGTGGGCGCGGGCGTCGACCGGCTCACGGCCGGTGGCGTGGTCTGCAGCGACGGCACCCACGTGGCCGCCGACGTCGTCGTGTGGTGCACGGGCTTCACCGCCACCGAGTACCTCGCGCCCATGGAGATCACGGGGCGCGGCGGGCGGACGATCCGCGAGGCGTGGGCCGAGGGCCCCGAGGCCTACCTCGGGCTGACGACGCCCGGCTTCCCGAACCTCTTCATGAGCTACGGCCCCAACACCGGGTCGCTGACCAACACGATCGTCTACCTGCTCGAGCGCCAGGCGTCCTACATGCGCCAGGCCGTCGAGCACCTCGGCGCCCGCGGCGGCTGGATCGACGTGCGCGAGGATGTCCACGCCGCCTTCAACGCCGAGGTGCAGGAGCGGCTGGCCGGGACGGTCTTCACCACGGGCTGCCCCGGCTGGTACACGACCGACTCGGGGAAGGTGACCCAGGTCTGGTGTGGCAGCCACGTCGAGTACGGCAAGCGCGTGGCCCGCTTCGACCCGCGCGCCTACGAGCACCACCCGGCGCGTGACCGCACGCCCGACGAGCCCCAGGAGGTCGCGGCGTGAGCGCGACGATCGACCGGCCGGCCCCCGCGCCCGCCACCTACCTGCGCCCCGGCGAGCGGCTCGACCGCCCGCCCGTCGCCCTCATCCCCGAGCGCGACCGGCCCGACGGCCCGGTGACCACCTCCCGCCTGCGCCGCAGCGTCGCCGCCTACGCCGCGATGGCCGGCGCGGGAGCGGTCGCCGCGCGCGTCCTGGGCGCCCGCCCGGCCGCGAACGCCGCGCTGGGCACCGTCCTGCCCGGCGCCGGCTACCTCAGCGCCGGTCGGCCGGTCGCCTTCGCCTCGACGCAGGCCGCCTTCGGCCTGTCGCTCGTCGCGTGGCTGGGCAGCGGCAACGTCGTCGCGCCCGTCGCGACGTGGGCGGGCAGCGCGCTGCACAGCGCCCGGCGCCCCGCCGCCCGCCGCGGCGCCACCACCGCCGTGCCCGCCACCGCCGCTGCCGTCCTGGCCTCCGGCTGGGCCGCGCGCGAGCTCGCCCATCGCGGCGCCGTCCGCCGGCGCGACCGGCGCAACGCCCGCCTGCGCGCGCTGGCGGCCGACGAGGCCGTCAGCGCGGCCCCGCGCGTCGAGACGCCGAAGGGCCCCGCCCGCCCCCAGGTCGGTCCCGAGCTCACCGCCGACGAGCTCGCCCACGCCCGCTGGGTGCTCGACCGCGCCCTGCAGCCCGTCGACCAGTTCGAGGGCTTCGACAAGATCGAGCAGTTCCAGACGAGCTCGGTCCGCTACCAGGTCACCACGCTCGGCCACGCGCTGTCGACGCTGCAGTTCGAGCGCACGCCGGCCTTCCACGGCTACCTGTCCGAGGCCCAGCGCCGCCTCATCGACAAGTGGCAGGAGCGCATCTGCTGGGCCTACTGGGCCAAGGAGTCGGTCTGGGGCCACCTCGCCTACAACCCCGACCCCGTCCCGCGCGACAACATCATGCTCACGGGCTGGCTGGGCTACCAGATCGCCTCCTACGCCTCGAACACCGGCGACCGCCGCTACGAGGAGCCCGGCTCGATCACGTTCCGCCACCCGCGCGGCCAGGCCTACGAGCACTCCTTCCACTCGATCGTCCACGCCCTCGTGCGCGGCTTCGAGGGCTCGGACTTCACGCTCTTCCCCTGCGAGCCCAACTGGATCTACGCGCTGTGCAACGGCTACGGCGTCCTGCCCCTGCCGGTGCACGACCGGCTCCACGGCACGGACTTCTCCGAGCGCGTGCTGCCGAGCTTCCGCCGCGCGTTCGAGCAGGAGTTCCTGAGCGTCGACGGCCGGACCGTCGGCATCCGGTCCTCGCTCACCGGCTTCTCGCTGCCGGCGATGACGTCGATCCTCAGCGACTGCGCGGTGATCTGGCAGCTCTCCCCCGTCTTCCCCGACCTCGCCCGCGGCCTCTGGGAGGTCGTGCGCGACGAGTGGATCGAGGTCCCCTCCACGGGGCCGGTCCGGATCGCCATGAAGGGCTGGGACAAGGTCGACCTGGGCAACTACAAGCGCGAGGTCCCGGCCACCGCGTTCAGCGCGATCAGCTGGGCGGCGCTCGAGATGGGCGACACGGAGCTCGCCGCCCGCCTGCGTGCCGACGCCGAGGCGACGCTCGACCCGGTCGTCGACGGCGGCGTCAAGCACTATCGCCGCATCTCGACGCTGAACAACGGCGCACTGCTCGGCGCGTTCGCCGGCGGGGTGAGCACCCACCGCCGGCGGATCGCGGGCGGCCTGCCCGAGGCGCTGGCGCGCGGTCCCGTCCTCGACGGCGCCGCCTACCCGGACGTCCTGGTCGCGCGGGCCACGAGCGACGGCGAGGACCTCGAGCTCGTGCTGCGCCCCGGTCGCGACGACGCCGGACGCCAGACCCTGGAGGTCGCCCGCCTGACGCCGGGCCGGACCTACGCCCTGCGCGGAGCGACGACCGAGGCGGTCACCGCCGGCCCGGACGGCAGAGCCCGCGTGGACGTCGACCTGGACGGGCGCACCGAGGTGCGCCTGGTCCCGGAGGCCTGAGCGATGTGCCCCGCATGCCTGGCGGTCGCGGCCCTGGTGGGCGCCGTCTTCCGCCCGTGGCGGGCACGCCGGCGGGCGCACGCCGCGGCCGAGGCCGCGGCGTGGCGCCCTGAGGCGTCCTAGGCGACGAGCTTGAACTCGCCGACGAGGCGCGCGAGCTCCTCGGCGGTCTGGTTCAGCGTCCCGGCCGACGCGGCGATCTGCTCCGTCGCGGTCGACGTCTGCTGCGTGGAGGCGGAGACCTGCTGCGTGGCGGCCGAGGTCTGCTCGGACACCGTGGCGACCGCGTCCACCTCCTCGCCCATGCGCTGCGAGGTGTGCGACAGGTGGTCGACCGCCGCGGCGATCTCCCCGACGCGCGCGCCCATCTCCTCGACCTGGGCGGAGATCCGCTCGAAGGCCGCACGGGCCTGCTCCACGGTCTGCGCGCCCTGGTCGGTGCGGTCGGCGCCGAGCTCGACGACCGACACGGCCCGCGAGGTCTCGGCCTGGATCTCCCGGATCAGCTCGGCGATGGAGCCCGCGGCCTTCGAGGACTCCTCGGCGAGCTTGCGGACCTCCTCGGCGACCACGGCGAAGCCGCGGCCCTGCTCCCCGGCCCGGGCCGCCTCGATGGCGGCGTTGAGCGCCAGGAGGTTCGTCTGCTCGGAGATGCCGGTGATGGCGTCGACGATGCCGCCGATCTGCTCGGACTTCGCGCCCAGGCCGCGGATGGCCTCGGTCGCCTGCCCGGAGGCATCGCGCACCGCCGCCATGGCCTCGGTGGCCTGGCGGACGGCGTCGGCACCCTCGCCGGCCAGCTCCCGCGCGGCGACGGCCGCCTTCGTGGTCTCGTCGGCCGTGCGGGCCGACGTGCGCGCCGCGTCGAGCATGTCGCCGGTCAGGCGACGGGCGCCCTCGACGGCCTGGACCTGGCGCTCGGCGCCGCCGGCGACGTCGTCGACCGCGTGGGCGATCTCCGCGACGGCGCGGCCGGTGTCCTGCGACGTCGTGGCCATCTCGGCCGAGGCGCTCGACAGCGTGCGCGCGCCCTGCGAGACGCGGCTGATCATGCCGCCCAGCCCGTCGAGCGAGCGGTTGTAGCTCTCGATCGAGGCGGCGGTGTCGCGGCGGATCTCCTCCACGACCTCGGCGACCGTGCCGATCTCGTCCGACGAACGAGGCGTGACGGCCTCGGTCTGCGCCGTCGCCCGGACCGTCAGGTCGCCCTGGGCGACGGCGTCGAGGCCGCGGCGCAGGTCGGCGGTGTCCTGCTCGCGCAGGGAGCGCAGCGCCTTGACGATGTCGCCGACGCTGCGGCGCAGCAGCGCCGAGATGCGCAGCGACAGGCCGGCGCCCACCAGGACCGCCAGCAGCAGCGTGAGGAGGATGGCCTTCCTGCCGTTGCCGTAGGCGTCGTCGATCTTGTCGTTGGAGGCGGTGGCGAACTTGTCCGACGCGGCGGAGAAGGAGCCGGCGAACGTCTCGATGTCGGCGGCGGCCTTGGGGATCTCGACGCCTGCCTTGGCCTGCGCGTCCTTGGTGGACTTCGGGTTGATCGCCGTGGCGAGCGCGCTGTTGTAGCGGGTCACGGCGTCGGTGATCTTCGCCGCGGCGGCCTGCTGCTCGGGCGGCGCCGCCTTCAGCGACGCGAGCGCGACCTTGAGGTTCTTCTGGTCCTGGCGGATGGCGGGCAGGATCGGCTTGCCCTGCTTCGCGGTGCCGGCCTTCTCAGGGCCGTACTGGAGGACGAGCTTCTCGTAGCGGGTGGACTGGAGCATGAGGTCCTTGGCGAGGCCCTGGATCCAGACGGCGGCGACCGTCGGGGTGTAGGCCTTGTCGTGCAGGTCGTGGCCCGACTGCTTGACGGACCCGAGCTGGCCGATCGCCACGAACGACCCGATCGCGCAGAGCACGATCAGGGCCGCCGAGGTCCCCAGGAGCTTGGTGCGGATGGAGAGGCGCATGACCAGGGTCATCGGCCGGACGTGCGACATCTTCGTGCAGATCCCCGGTTCCGGGGGTCCGGCGGCGCGCTGCCGCCGCCGATCGGGCGTCAGTGGACAGATCGACGACGAACGGCAGCGCGCCACCGGCCGGTAGGGGGAGGGTCAGCGCTGGCGGGCGGGATCGAGCACGGCCTTGACGACGTCCTTGGCGACCGCGCTGATGCTCGCCGGCTCGCCGCCCTGCTCGGCGCGGCGCGTGACGAGCTCCCGCAGACCGCCGACGAGCATGACCGCCGTCTCCGGCGCCACGGGCGGCACCCCGGCGTCGCGCATGCTCTCCGTGTCCGCCAGGCGCATCACCAGGTCGGCGAAGCGGTCCATCAGCGCCCGCTCGCGCGCGACCGCCGCCGCGCCGAGCGCCGGCAGCTCGCGGGCGTAGCTCACCATCAGGTCCGCGTCGAGCGCGAGGCCCGCGACGTACGCGTCGATGGCCTGGTCGACCTGGCGGTCCCAGGGCGCGGCCGGGTCGACGGCAGCCTCGACGTGCTCCACGAGTGCCGTTCCCGTGGCCTCGAAGAGCTCGAGGTAGCACGTCTCCTTGTCGGGGAACTGCTCGTAGAACGTCCGTCGCGACGTGCGCGCGTGGCGCACGACGTCCGAGATCTTGGTCTGCCGGAAGCCCTTCTCGCGCACGGACGCGGCCATCCCCGCGAGCAGCCGCTCGCGATGGCCCGTGCTGGCGGGCGGCGCCTGCGCAGCGACCTCGCTCATCCTCGGCCCAACGTACCCGCGCCGCAGGACGCCGAGCGCCAGGATGCAGGGGGATGGCCGCGGCGGTGCGCAACCTCATCAACGTCAAGGCGGTCGACAAGGGCTACGGCAGCCGGTCGGTCCTGCGCGACGTGACCCTCGGCGTGGCGGCCGGCGAGCGCATCGGCGTCGTCGGGCGCAATGGCGAGGGCAAGTCGACGCTGCTGGCGCTGCTCACCGGCGCCGAGGAGCCCGACGCCGGCGCGGTCACGCGGGCCGGCGACCTCCAGCTCGGCGTGGTCGGCCAGGCCGACGAGCTGTCCTCGGAGCGGACGGTGCGCGAGGAGCTCGTCGGCGGCCGCGCCGACCACGAGTGGGCGAGCGATGCCCGCTTCCGCGACGTCCTGGACGGCCTGCTCGGCGGCGTGGCCCTCGCCCGCTTCCCGCAGGGGCTCGACACGCCCGTCGGGCCGCTGTCGGGCGGCGAGCGCCGGCGCATCGCGCTGGCCCGCGCGCTGCTCGACGACCCCGAGCTCCTCGTGCTGGACGAGCCGACCAACCACCTGGACGTCGAG
The DNA window shown above is from Conexibacter sp. SYSU D00693 and carries:
- a CDS encoding PucR family transcriptional regulator, translating into MRDSQAPGTVLADRVQQRTDAIVEELMERQLREVPELWVTDDPALRDAVQRSTRDNTELMVLALREPLVPPRGLPDGARLEADVVAQCGAQVQALLRTYRLGEQVVLDHVFEVLDREPVAQPREALRELRAATLAVHAYMDAVMPLVAREYAAERARLEAWPGLRRLRLVQTALAGGDAQALGHDVGATQLALVAADPAGEAAVAATADALGVPHLAVRAPDGRLWAWLATADAPAALHRLRAAGLQGPAGLGGPAGFAAAHRQALLAARIATSRGSGLVDVRSAALEALALGDARTAADVARAELGPLAAEPGRHGALVETLEAWFAARESVAGAAATLGVAPRTVSYRLRRVEDLLGHPVAARRAELETALRVHRLFAGPPAPPAG
- a CDS encoding CdaR family transcriptional regulator translates to MATLEEVLGRDVALQGETATRLVLERVEAEVPAVVGDPRRRQLAAEGTRALLQGFAEVLRLGLTDGFHAPPAALAFGQHLAREGVPLAELLRSYRLGQEASFARAVELAPLADEADVTAAVARIGLLTFRYADAAMADVAAAYDAEREASIRRDAARRDQVLRALLTGTVVDTEEAERVLGHRLDGAHVAVLAWRDGQEGEALVDEVRAALRTAGSERPLLVAEPGGAVVAWLTAPRWSALTEALAAAGLRAVAGSAQDGAAGFARSREQADLALVVARRGGDAVLTRYEDVALAALLTRDADAARRFADEELGPLAAPGAALLRATLSAFYAAAHDQSRTAHALGLHRNTVARRLARAEQLLGSPLTERVRERGAALVALEAL
- a CDS encoding SDR family NAD(P)-dependent oxidoreductase, yielding MLQQAGGAQPGSRGVAITGGARGIGLATAKALSAQGDRVVLGDLDGELAALEASRIPGAAGFALDVTDEASFAGFLDEARAHLGRLDVLVNNAGIMPTGPFLEQSPELAARMLEVNVLGVARGVRLALPEMLERRHGQVVNVASVAGRSVAAGMATYCATKHAVVGLTRALRREHHASGVRFTLVMPSFTNTRLVDGADAGLVPVAEPGEVAAAIAQAIAQPRDELVVPRAAAVLTHAIERLLPRAAADALARRLGADRMFLTADGRDRGAGPTQREAVLLGDRP
- a CDS encoding NAD(P)/FAD-dependent oxidoreductase, whose protein sequence is MTATATRTQTPTVAIVGAGFGGLAAAIELKRHGIESFTVLERADHVGGVWQANQYPGAACDVPSVIYQFSFALKPDWSRRFGTQDEIRRYLHDVAREQGVLDHVRFGAEVTAATFDEGTGRWTVELAGGEQLEVDVLLCAPGQLSRPKVPDLPGRADFAGAQFHSAEWDHGVSLEGKRVVVVGGGASAVQVVPAIADTAAHVTVVQRSPSWIVNKWDWTPGRVERALMRSPRAQRLYHNAMWLWFESRYPVVKRASRPLRWAWEQERKATMRRILKDPQKVRACTPDYQMGCNRLLLSRAWYPTLARPDVDVVGAGVDRLTAGGVVCSDGTHVAADVVVWCTGFTATEYLAPMEITGRGGRTIREAWAEGPEAYLGLTTPGFPNLFMSYGPNTGSLTNTIVYLLERQASYMRQAVEHLGARGGWIDVREDVHAAFNAEVQERLAGTVFTTGCPGWYTTDSGKVTQVWCGSHVEYGKRVARFDPRAYEHHPARDRTPDEPQEVAA
- a CDS encoding methyl-accepting chemotaxis protein, translating into MSHVRPMTLVMRLSIRTKLLGTSAALIVLCAIGSFVAIGQLGSVKQSGHDLHDKAYTPTVAAVWIQGLAKDLMLQSTRYEKLVLQYGPEKAGTAKQGKPILPAIRQDQKNLKVALASLKAAPPEQQAAAAKITDAVTRYNSALATAINPKSTKDAQAKAGVEIPKAAADIETFAGSFSAASDKFATASNDKIDDAYGNGRKAILLTLLLAVLVGAGLSLRISALLRRSVGDIVKALRSLREQDTADLRRGLDAVAQGDLTVRATAQTEAVTPRSSDEIGTVAEVVEEIRRDTAASIESYNRSLDGLGGMISRVSQGARTLSSASAEMATTSQDTGRAVAEIAHAVDDVAGGAERQVQAVEGARRLTGDMLDAARTSARTADETTKAAVAARELAGEGADAVRQATEAMAAVRDASGQATEAIRGLGAKSEQIGGIVDAITGISEQTNLLALNAAIEAARAGEQGRGFAVVAEEVRKLAEESSKAAGSIAELIREIQAETSRAVSVVELGADRTDQGAQTVEQARAAFERISAQVEEMGARVGEIAAAVDHLSHTSQRMGEEVDAVATVSEQTSAATQQVSASTQQTSTATEQIAASAGTLNQTAEELARLVGEFKLVA
- a CDS encoding TetR/AcrR family transcriptional regulator, which gives rise to MSEVAAQAPPASTGHRERLLAGMAASVREKGFRQTKISDVVRHARTSRRTFYEQFPDKETCYLELFEATGTALVEHVEAAVDPAAPWDRQVDQAIDAYVAGLALDADLMVSYARELPALGAAAVARERALMDRFADLVMRLADTESMRDAGVPPVAPETAVMLVGGLRELVTRRAEQGGEPASISAVAKDVVKAVLDPARQR